A region of Salinibacter sp. 10B DNA encodes the following proteins:
- a CDS encoding alpha/beta fold hydrolase, producing MRLVLLLLCGSLVLTACSAISIGEQDVFFPKPSVTPHTFDLEGIRLSDTTVPVADSVNVNAWHLTQADAQATVLFFGGNGFYLVQSRSYLRALTRPSVNALLWDYRGYGRSEGEPSVTAFREDAIAVYDHLVEVRGVNPKRLLVWGHSLGSFLAAHVATERDVGGVVLENPATTVDDWVGHLIPWYVRLFLGVDVDPALRAESNVEQVRALEVPLLVVAGAEDNVTDPAMARRLHREAGSKDKELVVVDDGAHNGLAETETVQAAYRALVGTVVQTAAASQAVTEEGPRGE from the coding sequence ATGCGTCTTGTTCTCCTTCTTCTCTGCGGTAGCCTCGTTCTCACGGCCTGCTCGGCCATCTCGATTGGGGAGCAGGATGTGTTCTTTCCCAAGCCGTCTGTGACGCCTCACACATTTGATCTGGAGGGGATTCGTCTGTCGGACACGACGGTTCCCGTCGCCGACAGCGTGAACGTGAACGCGTGGCACCTCACGCAGGCTGACGCTCAGGCCACGGTTCTCTTTTTTGGGGGGAACGGGTTCTACCTCGTACAGTCGCGCAGTTATCTGAGAGCTCTTACCCGCCCGTCGGTCAATGCTTTGCTGTGGGACTACCGGGGATACGGACGGAGTGAGGGAGAGCCGAGTGTAACAGCCTTCCGCGAGGATGCGATTGCCGTGTACGACCATCTCGTGGAGGTTCGCGGCGTCAATCCGAAGCGACTGCTCGTGTGGGGACATTCGCTGGGGAGTTTTCTTGCCGCTCATGTGGCGACGGAGCGGGACGTCGGGGGCGTTGTGCTCGAAAATCCAGCGACTACCGTAGACGACTGGGTCGGGCACCTCATCCCGTGGTACGTGCGTCTCTTCTTAGGGGTCGATGTAGATCCGGCACTGCGGGCGGAGAGCAATGTTGAGCAGGTGCGGGCGTTGGAGGTGCCGTTGCTGGTGGTGGCGGGAGCGGAGGACAACGTCACCGATCCGGCGATGGCGCGGCGCCTTCATCGCGAGGCAGGCTCGAAGGATAAGGAACTGGTGGTGGTCGACGACGGAGCCCATAACGGACTCGCGGAGACGGAGACGGTGCAGGCAGCATACCGTGCGCTTGTGGGGACGGTGGTCCAAACTGCTGCTGCGTCACAGGCGGTGACGGAGGAAGGGCCGCGTGGGGAGTAA
- a CDS encoding gamma carbonic anhydrase family protein gives MIRSFLDQHPQYDDSNYIADTAVVIGDVTLGEGASIWHHCTLRGDVNWIRVGPETNVQDNTVVHVTHGTAPTDIGARVTIGHGAIIHGCTIEDEVLIGMGATVLDHATIGEHSIVGAQALVTKNTEVPPRSLVLGQPATVVRELTDEEVEGIQDGAENYLQYSAVHAGRETPAENPWYDPR, from the coding sequence ATGATCCGATCGTTTCTGGACCAGCACCCGCAGTACGACGACAGCAATTACATTGCCGACACTGCCGTCGTGATTGGCGACGTCACGCTCGGGGAGGGGGCAAGTATCTGGCACCACTGCACGCTTCGCGGGGACGTGAACTGGATTCGCGTCGGTCCCGAGACCAACGTGCAGGACAACACGGTCGTCCACGTCACGCACGGCACGGCGCCGACGGACATCGGCGCTCGCGTGACGATTGGGCATGGCGCCATCATCCACGGCTGCACGATTGAGGACGAGGTGCTGATTGGTATGGGCGCCACCGTGCTCGATCACGCTACGATCGGGGAACACAGCATTGTAGGGGCGCAGGCCCTTGTGACCAAAAACACAGAGGTTCCCCCCCGCTCGCTTGTGCTTGGGCAGCCGGCGACGGTCGTACGAGAGCTCACCGACGAGGAGGTCGAAGGCATTCAGGACGGCGCCGAGAACTATCTGCAGTATAGTGCCGTCCATGCCGGGCGGGAGACGCCCGCCGAAAATCCGTGGTATGATCCGAGATGA
- a CDS encoding enoyl-CoA hydratase-related protein, producing the protein MSDLLEVTTDAQVRTIRLDRPEKRNALNAALVTELKAALSDAADAEGVRVVVLTGNGSSFSAGADLASLKELRSASPRENERDSRHLAELFRQIYVHPKPIIAQVNGHAIGGGCGLAAVCDFSFVSDDAKLGFSEVRIGFVPAIVMVFVQRKLGEAAARDLLLRGRLVTAAQASEVGLVSRAVSASRLGDEVHDLARELATETSGSAVAMTKRMMAQLPGMGLEEGLDYAVQMNAFARSTEDCQAGIDAFLNDEHPPWKRDEEGAEA; encoded by the coding sequence ATGTCTGATCTCCTCGAAGTCACGACCGATGCCCAGGTTCGGACGATCCGACTCGACCGGCCCGAGAAGCGCAATGCGCTCAACGCCGCGCTCGTGACCGAGCTCAAAGCAGCGCTCTCCGACGCGGCGGACGCAGAGGGGGTGCGCGTTGTGGTGCTTACGGGCAACGGCTCCTCGTTCTCGGCCGGCGCCGACCTGGCATCCCTGAAAGAACTACGGTCGGCAAGTCCACGGGAAAACGAGCGGGACTCCCGGCACCTCGCGGAGCTCTTTCGGCAGATCTACGTCCACCCCAAGCCCATCATCGCACAGGTGAACGGGCACGCCATCGGGGGCGGGTGTGGACTTGCGGCGGTGTGTGACTTCTCGTTCGTCTCAGACGATGCAAAGCTCGGCTTCAGCGAGGTGCGGATCGGGTTCGTGCCGGCCATCGTGATGGTGTTCGTTCAGCGCAAGCTGGGAGAAGCGGCGGCGCGTGACCTGCTGCTGCGCGGGCGGCTCGTGACGGCGGCACAGGCGTCGGAAGTGGGGCTCGTCAGCCGGGCCGTGTCGGCATCGCGGCTCGGCGACGAGGTTCACGACCTGGCGCGCGAGTTGGCAACAGAGACCAGTGGATCGGCGGTAGCCATGACGAAGCGGATGATGGCACAGCTGCCAGGGATGGGTCTAGAAGAAGGACTCGACTACGCCGTGCAGATGAATGCGTTTGCGCGCAGCACGGAGGACTGCCAGGCGGGCATCGACGCCTTCTTGAATGACGAGCATCCCCCATGGAAGCGGGACGAGGAGGGGGCGGAGGCATGA
- a CDS encoding plastocyanin/azurin family copper-binding protein, with translation MHVLSSAVIAAVSEWGRCRFGSAVLVLVMLAGLGPVQAQEGGGAAGEVAESDYYRLQSLPVPEGVRLEVGGMAQLPDGRLAVATRRGDVWMIENPTMAGGDAPEYHRFAQGLHEPLGLAYTDGALIANQRGELTRMVDTDGDERADRYENITTWALAGNYHEYSYGPEVLPNGDLFVTLNLAWIGRGSSLKPWSGWGLRVSPDGEVTPLAAGMRSPAGFGRNADGDLFYSENQGDWVGTGRITHVEKGDFVGHPSSLKWADRPMSPVDLAPEEIPDSGAPMHEVAEQVPGLKLPAVWFPQGIMGISTSDILVDTTGGAFGPFSNHLFVGDQGQSKVMRVFLEQVKGNYQGVVFPFRSGFHSGVLQLSWGRDGSLFAGMTNRGWPSTGSEPYGIDRLVWTGRVPFEMKTVEARTDGFEITFTRPVDRETAADPSNYEISGFTYHYHSDYGSEVINRRRASVARVQVAEDGRSVRLAVDSLRPGYIHEIQLQNLTSASGVPLLHTKGYYTLNHIPEGTPLSTGTPSPRTPTVAGDTEAPTKEDTSSEARSSAEGDPSDAMSKHQTTRPDHWTGGADRTLTISTKPGLQFNKSELQVKAGERVKLVFRNTDDLMHNLLIVQSGAVEPVAKAAMNMGLDGQERGYVPRSDRVLFHTSLLQPETEEAIYFTAPETAGEYPYVCTFPGHWRTMQGVLHVGE, from the coding sequence ATGCACGTTCTGTCGTCTGCTGTCATCGCCGCTGTTTCGGAGTGGGGGAGGTGCCGCTTCGGCTCTGCCGTTCTTGTGCTGGTTATGCTCGCGGGATTGGGGCCCGTTCAGGCACAAGAGGGAGGGGGGGCGGCCGGTGAGGTTGCGGAGTCCGACTACTATCGGCTCCAGTCGCTCCCCGTCCCGGAGGGCGTGAGGCTGGAAGTAGGGGGCATGGCACAGCTGCCGGATGGTCGACTGGCCGTAGCCACGCGTCGCGGGGACGTGTGGATGATTGAGAATCCGACGATGGCGGGTGGCGATGCGCCTGAGTACCATCGCTTTGCGCAGGGACTCCACGAGCCTCTTGGACTTGCCTACACGGACGGCGCCCTCATTGCCAACCAGCGCGGAGAGCTTACCCGCATGGTTGACACGGATGGGGATGAACGGGCCGATCGCTACGAGAACATCACAACCTGGGCTCTGGCCGGAAACTACCACGAGTATTCCTACGGCCCGGAGGTGTTGCCGAATGGCGACTTGTTCGTGACCCTCAATCTGGCGTGGATTGGCCGAGGAAGTAGCCTGAAGCCGTGGAGCGGGTGGGGCCTTCGCGTGAGCCCTGATGGGGAGGTGACGCCCCTGGCGGCGGGCATGCGTTCACCGGCAGGGTTTGGCAGAAATGCCGACGGAGATCTCTTCTACTCGGAAAATCAGGGGGACTGGGTCGGCACGGGCCGCATCACGCACGTTGAGAAGGGCGACTTTGTCGGTCATCCCTCCAGCCTGAAGTGGGCCGACCGTCCGATGTCTCCGGTGGACCTTGCACCGGAGGAGATTCCGGATTCCGGGGCCCCGATGCACGAGGTGGCGGAACAAGTGCCTGGGCTTAAGCTTCCAGCCGTTTGGTTCCCGCAGGGCATCATGGGCATTTCCACCTCGGACATTCTGGTCGATACCACCGGCGGTGCGTTCGGGCCGTTCAGCAATCATCTTTTCGTCGGGGATCAGGGGCAGAGCAAAGTGATGCGCGTCTTTCTGGAACAGGTGAAAGGGAACTATCAGGGAGTCGTCTTTCCATTTCGGTCCGGATTCCATTCTGGGGTTCTTCAGCTCTCCTGGGGACGCGACGGGTCGCTTTTCGCGGGCATGACGAACCGAGGCTGGCCCTCGACCGGGTCTGAGCCGTACGGCATCGACCGGCTGGTGTGGACGGGACGGGTGCCGTTCGAGATGAAGACGGTTGAGGCGCGGACGGACGGGTTCGAGATCACGTTTACGCGTCCCGTAGACCGGGAGACAGCGGCTGACCCGTCCAACTACGAGATCAGCGGATTTACCTACCACTACCACTCCGATTATGGCAGTGAGGTCATCAATCGCCGGAGGGCTTCGGTCGCGCGCGTGCAGGTGGCGGAGGACGGACGCTCCGTGCGACTCGCGGTCGACAGCCTGCGGCCCGGCTACATTCATGAGATTCAACTCCAGAATCTAACATCGGCGTCCGGCGTGCCCTTGCTCCATACGAAGGGCTACTACACGCTCAATCACATCCCGGAGGGGACGCCCCTCAGCACCGGGACTCCATCGCCGAGGACGCCGACGGTAGCGGGGGACACGGAGGCCCCAACGAAAGAGGATACATCGTCGGAGGCGCGCTCTTCGGCGGAAGGGGACCCGAGCGACGCGATGTCCAAGCACCAGACCACCCGGCCGGACCATTGGACGGGGGGCGCCGACCGGACACTCACAATTAGCACGAAGCCGGGCCTGCAATTCAATAAGTCCGAGCTTCAGGTGAAGGCCGGCGAACGGGTGAAGTTGGTCTTTCGGAATACCGACGATCTTATGCACAACCTTCTCATCGTGCAGTCGGGAGCCGTCGAGCCCGTGGCGAAGGCCGCTATGAACATGGGGCTGGACGGACAAGAACGCGGGTACGTGCCTCGGAGTGACCGCGTGCTGTTTCACACAAGTCTGTTGCAGCCAGAGACCGAGGAGGCCATCTACTTCACGGCGCCGGAGACGGCGGGCGAGTATCCGTACGTCTGTACGTTTCCGGGACACTGGCGCACGATGCAGGGAGTGCTCCATGTAGGGGAATAG
- a CDS encoding family 16 glycoside hydrolase produces MLRHFLCVLGVFCLGMGGAVQAQFQGLPPTALPLEDLQSFRSAPENWSVADSAWADPTRERHLESTRGSGVLVNASAKTAAEPLLTRWTHQDLEIEMDVMMSRGARAGIFLQGRYEIQLVDSWGVQEPTDSDMGAISQPWRSRRPEGERGVGGHPPRANVAKAPGLWQHLTIDFQAPRFNEDGEKVAPAQFNKVALNGVVIHRNISLRGPTRDARFEAEARTGPLMIVGDQGPVAIKNIRYKRYRPGEIFLSGLTYRRYDASLARGLGALDPDSLVEERATDRISQEVVGEEDDFAAEFEGTLTVPRSGTYGFDLRLDWIRTDASSGHERSGGGRLRIDGERVLAHAGSSRSETGTVDLEEGAHSFRLVYFKNREYTSNSQVGLFVEGPNLRRRSLTTDRVPAEVQDPIHVAPTTRPTLLRSFFRHEGEKKTHVLSVGSPAGGHYAYDLVQGSLLQVWRGPFLRANPMWEGRGHAQRAVPRGSGPVLSDAPPLAILSDRSAPWPDSMQQRVDHEYQGYRLDAQGRPTFRHRFGNLNVTDQLRGKGTGQGVERTLMWSGTPSSEKIYIRLLRAEALHRAGPNRFVGGDRELYLELKTGGEAAFLRRREGKRELLVPLTTDDASGRLRYEIIW; encoded by the coding sequence ATGCTTCGTCATTTTCTGTGTGTACTGGGAGTGTTTTGTCTCGGAATGGGAGGGGCTGTACAGGCACAGTTCCAGGGCCTGCCCCCTACTGCTCTTCCGCTGGAGGATCTACAGAGCTTTCGCTCCGCCCCTGAGAACTGGTCGGTGGCCGACTCCGCCTGGGCCGACCCAACCCGGGAGCGTCATCTGGAGTCAACCCGTGGGAGCGGAGTTCTGGTGAACGCCTCTGCGAAAACGGCCGCCGAGCCCCTTCTGACGAGATGGACGCACCAGGATTTAGAGATCGAGATGGATGTGATGATGTCGCGAGGGGCGAGGGCCGGCATTTTCCTCCAGGGCCGCTACGAGATTCAGTTGGTCGACAGCTGGGGCGTGCAGGAGCCAACCGACAGCGACATGGGCGCCATTTCGCAGCCATGGCGTTCACGGCGACCAGAAGGAGAACGGGGCGTGGGAGGGCATCCGCCGCGCGCGAACGTGGCAAAGGCCCCGGGGTTGTGGCAGCACCTCACGATCGACTTCCAGGCCCCGCGCTTTAACGAGGACGGGGAAAAAGTGGCGCCCGCCCAGTTCAACAAGGTAGCGCTCAACGGGGTCGTGATTCATCGCAATATTTCGCTTAGAGGACCGACCCGGGACGCTCGATTTGAGGCCGAGGCTCGGACCGGCCCCCTTATGATTGTGGGCGACCAGGGACCGGTCGCAATCAAAAACATCCGGTACAAACGCTATCGGCCCGGCGAGATTTTCCTGTCCGGCCTGACGTACCGGCGCTACGATGCAAGCCTGGCGCGGGGACTTGGGGCCCTGGATCCCGACTCGCTCGTCGAAGAGAGGGCGACCGACCGCATCAGTCAGGAAGTGGTCGGGGAAGAGGATGATTTTGCCGCGGAGTTTGAGGGCACACTGACGGTTCCCCGATCCGGGACCTATGGATTTGATCTTCGGCTTGACTGGATCCGTACAGACGCGTCGTCGGGCCACGAGCGGAGTGGAGGGGGACGCCTGCGCATCGACGGCGAGCGTGTGTTGGCCCACGCTGGGTCCAGTCGCAGTGAGACGGGAACGGTTGATCTGGAGGAGGGGGCGCACTCGTTCCGACTGGTGTACTTCAAGAATCGGGAATACACTTCCAATTCGCAGGTTGGCCTGTTTGTCGAAGGCCCGAATCTCCGCCGTCGTTCGCTGACCACCGATCGGGTGCCCGCAGAGGTGCAGGATCCGATTCATGTGGCGCCAACCACGCGGCCCACCCTACTCCGCAGCTTTTTCCGACACGAGGGAGAAAAGAAAACGCACGTCCTCTCGGTGGGGAGTCCGGCGGGAGGACATTATGCCTATGATCTCGTGCAGGGGAGTCTGCTTCAGGTCTGGAGGGGGCCGTTCCTGCGGGCCAATCCGATGTGGGAGGGACGAGGGCATGCGCAGCGGGCCGTTCCGCGGGGGAGCGGCCCTGTATTGTCGGATGCTCCCCCGCTCGCTATACTGTCGGATCGTTCGGCCCCATGGCCGGATTCGATGCAGCAGCGGGTCGATCACGAATACCAGGGGTATCGTCTCGACGCACAAGGGCGGCCCACATTCCGGCACCGGTTTGGAAATTTGAACGTGACCGATCAGCTCCGGGGGAAGGGAACGGGGCAGGGCGTCGAACGCACCCTGATGTGGTCGGGCACACCGTCGTCCGAGAAGATCTACATCCGGTTGTTACGGGCAGAGGCCCTCCATCGGGCCGGGCCGAATCGGTTCGTGGGGGGGGATCGAGAGTTGTATCTGGAGCTGAAAACCGGGGGGGAAGCAGCATTTCTGCGACGTCGAGAGGGCAAACGCGAACTACTCGTGCCCCTGACTACCGATGACGCGTCTGGTCGCCTTCGTTATGAAATCATCTGGTAA
- a CDS encoding Gfo/Idh/MocA family oxidoreductase: MASSRRSFLKTLATAGTAAAAAPLVVPRHVLGGPGYQAPSDTVNVAGIGVGGMGKYNLDHLKSQNIVALADADHDYASEVFETFSDADTFYDYRRMFDEMGDQIDAVVIATPDHTHAKIAIDAMRRGKHVYVQKPLTWSVAEAQAVEQVARETGVVTQMGNQGHSGDAGRRINEYIRSGRIGDVEQVHVWTDRPVGWWPQGVDLPKTVQRPPDKLKWDLFLGPAPNEPYHEAFHPFRWRGWVQYGTGAVGDMAAHLLDHPWWALELGYPTTVETTAANFNGVSWPDAARVYYDFPATEDRPGVELTWSTGGLKPERPEGWPEDETMGTSSGGVLYEGTEGTLVHGKWGNQPRFVPESLGKEDPPQMFDRIENGADGHEMNWIRAIRGETEPVSDFEYAAPLTEVMLLGLVSLRAGQRKIQYDPESVSITNLPDADQYLRRQNPRAPWALDDEIASRQPASKQGSAPASRSVSQP, translated from the coding sequence ATGGCTTCCTCCCGCCGCTCCTTCCTCAAAACCCTCGCTACGGCCGGAACCGCCGCTGCGGCCGCGCCTCTTGTGGTCCCCCGCCATGTGCTTGGGGGGCCGGGCTACCAAGCCCCCAGCGACACGGTGAACGTGGCCGGGATCGGCGTAGGCGGCATGGGCAAGTACAACCTGGATCACCTGAAGAGCCAAAATATCGTCGCCCTCGCGGACGCCGACCACGACTATGCCTCAGAGGTCTTTGAGACATTCTCGGACGCGGATACGTTTTATGACTACCGCCGCATGTTCGACGAGATGGGCGACCAGATCGACGCGGTGGTCATTGCCACCCCGGATCACACGCACGCCAAAATCGCCATCGACGCCATGCGGCGGGGCAAGCACGTATACGTGCAGAAGCCGCTCACCTGGTCGGTCGCTGAAGCGCAAGCAGTAGAGCAGGTGGCTCGGGAAACGGGCGTCGTGACGCAGATGGGAAACCAGGGCCATTCCGGCGATGCTGGACGGCGCATCAACGAGTACATTCGGAGTGGGCGCATTGGGGACGTTGAACAGGTACACGTGTGGACGGACCGCCCGGTCGGATGGTGGCCCCAAGGCGTAGACCTGCCCAAGACAGTCCAACGCCCGCCCGACAAGTTGAAGTGGGACCTCTTCCTCGGCCCGGCCCCCAACGAGCCGTACCACGAGGCCTTCCATCCCTTCCGTTGGCGCGGCTGGGTGCAGTACGGCACTGGTGCCGTGGGTGACATGGCGGCCCATCTCCTCGATCATCCGTGGTGGGCGCTGGAGCTTGGCTACCCAACGACCGTCGAAACGACTGCAGCAAACTTCAACGGCGTCAGTTGGCCAGACGCGGCGCGCGTATACTACGACTTTCCAGCGACGGAGGACCGTCCGGGGGTCGAACTCACCTGGTCGACCGGTGGACTCAAGCCGGAGCGCCCGGAAGGCTGGCCGGAGGATGAGACGATGGGCACCTCCTCGGGCGGTGTGCTCTACGAAGGCACCGAAGGCACGCTCGTGCACGGCAAATGGGGCAACCAGCCACGCTTCGTCCCCGAATCCCTCGGCAAAGAGGATCCGCCCCAAATGTTCGACCGCATTGAGAACGGCGCCGACGGCCACGAGATGAACTGGATCCGTGCTATTCGGGGCGAGACGGAGCCGGTTTCCGACTTTGAGTATGCCGCACCGCTTACGGAGGTTATGCTCCTCGGCCTCGTCTCGCTCCGCGCGGGTCAGCGAAAGATCCAGTACGATCCCGAAAGTGTGAGCATCACGAACCTGCCGGACGCCGACCAATACCTCCGACGCCAGAATCCTCGGGCCCCGTGGGCTCTGGACGACGAGATTGCCAGCCGACAACCGGCTTCTAAACAGGGATCCGCCCCCGCTTCCCGGTCTGTCAGTCAACCATGA
- the fbp gene encoding class 1 fructose-bisphosphatase, with protein MDQQSNQTNEHASFLTLEQFIIDRQKAFPHSTGAFSRLLRDLSVAAKIISRNIRRAGILDVLGETGTVNVQDEKQKKLDQIAHRELVRALQRGGQCCLIGSEEASDTITMDSDRETPERYAVFFDPLDGSSNTDVNASVGTIFSVYLLPDEWAPDNIVDVSLQRGAEQVAAGYVAYGSSTILVFTTGNGVNGFTLDPSIGEFLLSHPDLRIPDRGTMYSVNEADVGDFAPELRAFLRWVKRKDPDTGRRIRARYIGSFVSDFHRNLLGGGIYMYPSTADHPDGKLRLMYEANPMAFLVEQAGGRATDGHQRILDIEPTSLHQRTPLFIGSRPLVEAAERFLRGEQTHT; from the coding sequence ATGGATCAGCAGTCAAACCAAACGAATGAGCACGCATCCTTCTTGACGCTCGAGCAGTTTATCATTGACCGTCAGAAGGCATTTCCCCATTCTACGGGGGCGTTTTCGCGGCTTCTCCGCGATCTCAGCGTAGCCGCCAAAATTATCAGCCGTAACATCCGTCGGGCCGGCATTTTAGACGTGCTGGGAGAAACCGGCACGGTAAATGTGCAGGATGAGAAGCAAAAGAAGCTCGACCAGATTGCCCATCGAGAGCTCGTGCGTGCTCTCCAGCGAGGGGGGCAGTGCTGCCTCATTGGCTCTGAGGAGGCGTCCGACACGATCACGATGGATTCAGACCGTGAGACGCCCGAGCGCTACGCTGTTTTCTTCGATCCGCTTGACGGGTCCTCGAATACCGACGTGAATGCCTCCGTGGGAACCATTTTCAGTGTGTATCTGCTGCCGGACGAGTGGGCGCCGGACAATATTGTCGACGTTTCGCTTCAGCGGGGGGCCGAGCAGGTAGCGGCAGGCTACGTAGCCTACGGTTCCTCCACCATTCTCGTGTTTACGACTGGGAATGGAGTCAACGGCTTTACACTTGATCCCTCGATCGGGGAGTTTCTTCTCTCCCATCCGGATCTTCGTATTCCGGACCGGGGAACGATGTACTCGGTGAACGAGGCAGACGTGGGCGACTTTGCTCCAGAGCTTCGGGCCTTTCTGCGGTGGGTCAAACGCAAGGATCCGGACACGGGGCGGCGAATCCGGGCGCGATATATCGGTTCATTCGTATCGGACTTTCACCGCAACCTGTTGGGGGGCGGGATCTACATGTACCCGTCCACTGCGGACCATCCGGATGGTAAGTTGCGGCTCATGTACGAGGCGAATCCGATGGCTTTTCTCGTAGAGCAGGCCGGAGGGCGCGCCACAGATGGGCACCAGCGCATTCTTGACATTGAGCCCACGTCGCTTCACCAGCGCACGCCTCTATTCATTGGAAGCCGGCCGCTCGTGGAGGCCGCCGAGCGGTTCCTACGCGGGGAACAGACGCACACCTGA
- the glpK gene encoding glycerol kinase GlpK, whose protein sequence is MSYILALDQGTTSSRAILFDEDGTVQSVAQKEFEQIYPEPGWVEHNPNEIWSTQMGTASEVLSRAGVKASNVAAIGITNQRETTIVWDRNTGEPIHNAIVWQDRRTSGLCDRLRDNGYADLFQKNTGLILDAYFSGTKVKWLLDNVDGARSRAENGDLAFGTVDSWLVWKMTNGQKHITDATNASRTLLYNIHAGEWDEELLNLLDVPRSMLPTVKDSSTVYGETQVDAFGSAIPIAGIAGDQQAALFGQMCTSPGLGKNTYGTGAFMLQNTGTEAVQSENDLITTIAYQIDGTTHYALEGSIFIAGAVVQWLRDELKIIREASEVEKLARSVDDNGGAYLVPAFVGLGAPHWDQYARGILAGITRGVTQGHVARAAIESMAYQVADVIDAMEADSGIETRELRADGGAAANNLLLQFQSDILGVPVIRPETLETTALGAAYLAGLAVDFWDSQDEIRDQWQLDRTFTPEMDANRVAELRAGWAKALERAKAWEEPDEQPVSETEEPTAAS, encoded by the coding sequence ATGTCTTACATTCTTGCTCTGGACCAAGGCACCACGAGTTCTCGGGCCATCCTGTTTGACGAGGACGGCACCGTACAGTCGGTGGCTCAGAAGGAGTTCGAGCAAATCTATCCCGAGCCGGGCTGGGTCGAGCACAACCCCAACGAGATCTGGTCGACGCAGATGGGCACTGCCTCGGAGGTGCTGAGCCGGGCCGGCGTGAAAGCGTCGAACGTAGCGGCCATCGGGATCACAAACCAGCGCGAGACGACGATCGTCTGGGACCGCAACACGGGCGAGCCCATCCACAACGCCATCGTGTGGCAGGACCGCCGCACCTCCGGTCTCTGTGATCGGCTCCGCGATAACGGATATGCCGACCTCTTCCAGAAGAACACCGGCCTTATCCTCGACGCCTACTTCTCGGGCACGAAGGTGAAATGGCTCCTCGATAACGTGGACGGAGCGCGTTCGCGTGCAGAGAACGGAGACCTCGCATTCGGCACCGTCGATAGCTGGCTGGTCTGGAAGATGACGAACGGCCAGAAACACATCACGGACGCCACCAATGCCTCCCGCACCCTCCTCTACAACATCCACGCGGGCGAATGGGATGAGGAGCTGCTCAATCTTCTGGACGTGCCTCGATCCATGCTGCCGACCGTGAAGGATAGCAGTACGGTCTACGGCGAAACCCAGGTTGATGCCTTCGGTTCGGCGATTCCCATTGCCGGCATCGCCGGCGACCAACAGGCCGCCCTCTTCGGCCAGATGTGCACAAGCCCGGGGCTCGGCAAAAATACCTACGGCACCGGCGCCTTCATGCTACAAAACACCGGCACGGAGGCGGTCCAGTCCGAAAATGACCTCATCACCACGATCGCGTACCAGATTGACGGCACGACGCACTACGCCCTGGAAGGCTCCATCTTTATCGCCGGAGCGGTAGTGCAGTGGCTTCGGGACGAGCTGAAAATCATCCGGGAGGCATCGGAGGTGGAAAAACTGGCCCGATCGGTCGACGACAACGGCGGCGCCTACCTTGTTCCGGCCTTCGTGGGGCTGGGGGCGCCGCACTGGGACCAGTACGCCCGCGGCATCCTCGCCGGCATCACACGGGGCGTCACGCAGGGCCACGTTGCCCGGGCCGCCATCGAGAGCATGGCGTACCAGGTGGCAGATGTGATTGACGCGATGGAGGCCGACTCTGGCATTGAGACGCGCGAGCTGCGCGCTGACGGAGGAGCGGCCGCCAACAACCTGCTGCTTCAGTTTCAGTCCGACATTCTGGGCGTTCCGGTCATTCGCCCCGAAACGCTCGAAACCACCGCCCTCGGTGCGGCCTACCTCGCGGGACTGGCGGTCGATTTCTGGGACAGCCAGGACGAGATTCGCGACCAGTGGCAGCTCGACCGCACGTTTACGCCGGAGATGGACGCCAATCGCGTCGCCGAATTGCGCGCGGGCTGGGCCAAAGCCCTTGAGCGTGCCAAGGCCTGGGAGGAGCCCGACGAGCAACCGGTCTCCGAGACGGAGGAACCCACTGCGGCCTCGTGA